A region of Mycoplasmopsis bovirhinis DNA encodes the following proteins:
- a CDS encoding YigZ family protein, whose protein sequence is MIKQSFEVVFKKSTFISYFFEINDKTKVREIHAWLKKEHKKAKHVCYGYLIINNGVENGGFSDDGEPSNSAGKVIYDLIRIKNLTNILVVVVRYFGGTLLGFGGLQKAYRQSAKLAIDNYLEGKKYDKNS, encoded by the coding sequence TTGATTAAGCAATCTTTTGAAGTAGTTTTTAAAAAATCAACATTTATTTCATATTTTTTTGAAATAAATGATAAAACTAAGGTAAGGGAAATACATGCCTGGCTTAAAAAAGAACATAAAAAAGCAAAGCATGTATGTTATGGATATTTAATTATAAATAATGGTGTTGAAAATGGTGGTTTTAGTGATGATGGTGAGCCAAGTAATTCAGCTGGTAAAGTTATTTATGATTTAATTAGAATTAAAAATCTTACTAATATTTTAGTAGTTGTAGTAAGATATTTTGGTGGAACTTTGCTTGGCTTTGGGGGATTGCAAAAAGCATACCGTCAAAGTGCAAAGCTTGCCATTGATAATTATTTAGAAGGGAAAAAATATGATAAAAATAGTTAA
- the ylqF gene encoding ribosome biogenesis GTPase YlqF: MHNENHEKLHQNLVQWYPGHMAKGFREIKDTAALADIFIVVLDARAPISSYNEDFDQIAPHKPRLFIITKADLMDQSKKHIISARFKGEHLLWLDLRKGSSKKIILQKLKEMSQERIAKNLAKGMIQTKIKSFVVGVPNCGKSTLINLVSEKASLKVANFPGVTREKKWVVNKEFLFLDTPGILLPKFDDQEPAIKLLAIGSIKQENFSAEFLAIKLWILLSKYYPNKIIELGLKPAFDDVQAYGSLHDYAKKFNFFKEKGKLDLLKAQNHFIQFVKKMKGITFD, from the coding sequence ATGCATAATGAAAATCATGAGAAATTGCACCAAAACTTAGTGCAATGATACCCTGGACATATGGCTAAGGGCTTTAGGGAAATAAAAGATACTGCAGCTTTAGCAGATATCTTTATTGTTGTTTTAGATGCAAGGGCCCCAATTAGTTCATATAATGAAGATTTTGACCAAATAGCACCTCATAAACCAAGACTTTTCATCATTACAAAAGCAGACTTAATGGATCAAAGTAAAAAACATATAATAAGTGCTCGGTTTAAAGGTGAGCACTTATTATGACTTGATTTACGTAAAGGTAGTTCAAAAAAAATTATTTTACAAAAACTTAAAGAAATGAGTCAAGAAAGAATTGCTAAGAATTTAGCTAAAGGAATGATTCAAACTAAAATTAAGTCTTTTGTTGTAGGTGTGCCAAATTGCGGAAAAAGTACATTAATAAACTTAGTTTCAGAAAAAGCATCACTAAAAGTAGCTAATTTTCCTGGGGTAACAAGAGAAAAAAAATGAGTGGTAAACAAGGAATTTTTATTTCTTGATACCCCAGGCATATTATTACCTAAATTTGATGATCAAGAACCTGCAATAAAACTTTTAGCAATTGGTTCAATTAAGCAAGAGAATTTTTCAGCAGAATTTTTAGCTATTAAGCTTTGAATTTTATTGAGTAAATACTATCCTAATAAAATTATTGAATTAGGGCTCAAGCCAGCTTTTGATGATGTTCAAGCTTATGGATCATTACATGATTATGCTAAGAAATTTAACTTTTTTAAAGAAAAAGGGAAATTAGATCTTTTAAAAGCGCAAAATCATTTTATTCAATTTGTGAAAAAAATGAAAGGCATCACTTTTGATTAA
- a CDS encoding TrmH family RNA methyltransferase, translating to MILTSKQNLKIKNLKKLQTKKFRNLEQKFLISGEHLINEALKHNLVLEIFETSDSKIYANATKVSYEIIKYLSQTTSPQKVLALCDKTKLKRTKVNKIIALNNLQDPGNVGTIMRLALAFGFDTVIIENLDPYNDKVLRASQGAIFNLNIIETKDLASLLFEYKTNNFKIYASMLDLEASKLNDIEFASDKLIILLGNEGGGISEPIKSLADQSLYIPIAFESLNVAVAAGIILDKIYNKRN from the coding sequence ATGATCTTAACAAGTAAACAAAATCTAAAAATTAAAAATTTAAAGAAATTACAAACTAAAAAGTTTAGAAATTTGGAGCAAAAATTTTTAATTTCAGGAGAACACTTAATTAACGAAGCTTTAAAACATAATTTAGTTTTAGAAATTTTTGAAACAAGTGATTCAAAGATTTATGCAAATGCAACTAAAGTAAGTTATGAAATAATTAAGTACTTATCGCAAACAACAAGCCCTCAAAAAGTTTTAGCTCTATGTGATAAAACAAAACTAAAACGAACTAAAGTTAATAAAATCATTGCTTTAAATAATTTGCAAGATCCAGGCAATGTCGGCACAATTATGCGTCTTGCTTTAGCTTTTGGTTTTGATACTGTAATTATTGAAAATTTAGATCCATATAATGATAAAGTTTTAAGAGCTTCGCAAGGAGCAATCTTTAATTTAAATATTATTGAAACTAAAGATTTAGCTAGTTTACTATTTGAATACAAAACTAATAATTTTAAAATTTATGCCTCTATGCTGGATTTAGAAGCTAGCAAACTTAATGATATTGAGTTTGCTAGCGATAAACTAATTATTTTATTAGGTAATGAAGGAGGTGGAATTAGTGAGCCAATTAAAAGTTTAGCAGATCAAAGTTTATATATTCCAATAGCTTTTGAAAGTTTGAATGTAGCAGTTGCAGCTGGTATAATTTTAGATAAAATTTATAATAAAAGGAATTAA
- a CDS encoding tRNA (cytidine(34)-2'-O)-methyltransferase, with translation MLNIVLFQPEISPNTGNIIRTCFALGAKLHIIKPISFDLHPKYLKRAGAGRMLSDIRHEVHESYEAFYQKYQAKEIFYITRYGLKTYSDVAYHQVYNSNKEIWIMFGRESTGIDKAILQSNLENCLRIPMVSQMRSINLANSVCIVSFEIMRQLNWQSLSLYEVEKGKDFLINDLNK, from the coding sequence ATGCTAAACATTGTTTTATTTCAACCAGAGATTTCACCTAACACTGGAAATATCATTCGAACTTGCTTTGCCCTAGGAGCTAAATTACATATTATCAAACCAATTAGCTTTGATTTACATCCTAAATATTTAAAACGAGCAGGAGCAGGGCGCATGCTTTCAGACATTCGCCATGAAGTACATGAATCTTACGAAGCTTTTTACCAAAAATATCAAGCTAAAGAAATTTTTTATATTACTAGATATGGACTCAAAACTTATAGTGATGTAGCTTATCACCAAGTATATAATTCAAACAAAGAAATTTGAATTATGTTTGGTCGTGAATCAACTGGAATAGATAAAGCAATTTTACAAAGTAATTTGGAAAATTGTCTTAGAATCCCAATGGTTTCACAAATGCGCTCAATTAACTTAGCTAATTCAGTTTGCATTGTTAGTTTTGAAATTATGCGCCAACTTAACTGGCAAAGTTTATCATTGTATGAAGTAGAAAAAGGAAAAGATTTTTTAATAAATGATCTTAACAAGTAA
- a CDS encoding MIP family Ig-specific serine endopeptidase has translation MKKIKWKSKILLPLLNLSILPIIVISCNKQEIKKEPAKTPNEAKIDAAFESMLAPFFDRFSEEKKQEFKTKAKNIKTQEDYLKLVTEMTEYLTGTKVNLEQLINSLNNTELKKQLLGQLDSLKNNFTTSQLELLEKQLKELQNLEQKQEIETYKLTHAEILAKTQDSVTLEDEDKVTAALEAYNLLNKQTKAALTSQKTLLEQLLAKISNSKQNPTTSPNDNQSSNNNQTQNTSSSSSVSKQELRALIQKVQDPDKKNFYTFRLQYSSDSALVSLKTEVQRTIDQETQSANDASPAEKRSFSFQKLEQAKAVEKIKNKSFSVGYGFVLANGDNPALVHNGTGWLLDFAWDSKKENLMLYIATNLHVHRYAYNSADTSLKDVFPEYFTDSKMSTNQFYLGVPKANINLDPIPNNSQPSVLTNGPSIYTNAPDERSRLNGATSVGDIISTPKTIFAAIDIYDQATNQQMKENWFWHPEPQYTDERMGLDFAVFGIEVNYKKLTEKQNEYPELKAHIDNAIKELENEIQTIKHGNDSLYIPFDYVSYYLKDGANKLKSLRPERLYVGGYPQVGNNGVFMSNTSTDLDHTVVVNRNTFTNNIINERVFDDKRAVNGIGYSFAMTNSSLAGGTSGSMVTNEYGVPVGIYNTSTNINGTDLSKRSGFVPLIQTEDLQWSYAYNLIDGSDKTRYPKQEKSYRQNLAKNQNILTKYPTTALFPNGVKNN, from the coding sequence ATGAAAAAAATCAAATGAAAAAGTAAAATTTTACTTCCCTTGCTTAATTTATCAATATTACCAATTATCGTAATATCATGTAATAAGCAAGAAATAAAAAAAGAGCCAGCCAAAACTCCAAATGAAGCTAAAATTGATGCAGCTTTTGAATCAATGCTTGCTCCATTTTTTGACAGATTTAGTGAAGAGAAAAAACAAGAATTTAAAACTAAAGCTAAAAATATTAAGACTCAAGAAGATTATTTAAAATTAGTTACTGAAATGACTGAATATTTAACAGGAACTAAAGTTAATTTAGAACAATTAATTAACTCACTTAATAACACAGAACTTAAAAAGCAGTTATTAGGACAATTAGATAGTTTAAAAAATAATTTTACTACTAGTCAATTAGAATTATTAGAAAAACAATTAAAAGAATTGCAAAATTTAGAGCAAAAACAAGAAATTGAAACTTATAAGTTAACGCACGCTGAAATCTTAGCCAAAACTCAAGATTCTGTTACTTTAGAAGATGAAGATAAAGTAACAGCTGCGCTTGAAGCTTATAATTTACTTAATAAGCAAACTAAAGCTGCTTTAACAAGCCAAAAAACATTATTAGAACAACTTCTAGCTAAGATATCTAATTCAAAACAAAATCCTACAACTAGCCCAAATGATAATCAAAGTTCAAACAACAACCAAACTCAAAATACTTCATCTTCTTCAAGTGTTTCAAAACAAGAATTACGAGCTTTAATTCAAAAAGTCCAAGATCCAGATAAAAAGAATTTTTATACTTTCAGGTTACAATATTCTTCAGATTCAGCTTTAGTTAGTTTAAAAACTGAAGTGCAGCGAACTATTGACCAAGAAACACAGTCAGCTAATGATGCAAGCCCTGCTGAAAAACGTAGCTTTAGCTTTCAAAAGTTAGAACAAGCTAAAGCAGTTGAAAAAATTAAAAATAAAAGTTTTTCTGTTGGTTATGGCTTTGTTTTAGCTAATGGTGATAATCCTGCATTAGTTCATAATGGAACAGGATGATTATTAGATTTTGCTTGGGATTCAAAAAAAGAAAATTTAATGCTTTATATTGCTACTAATTTACATGTGCACCGTTATGCCTATAATAGTGCTGATACAAGTTTAAAAGATGTTTTTCCAGAATATTTTACTGATTCAAAGATGAGCACTAACCAATTTTATTTAGGGGTACCAAAAGCAAATATAAATTTAGATCCAATCCCTAACAATTCCCAACCATCAGTTTTAACCAATGGTCCAAGTATTTATACTAATGCACCAGATGAAAGATCAAGACTTAATGGAGCAACTTCTGTTGGTGATATTATTAGTACACCAAAAACAATTTTTGCTGCAATTGATATTTATGATCAAGCAACAAACCAGCAAATGAAAGAAAATTGGTTCTGACACCCTGAGCCTCAATACACTGATGAAAGAATGGGACTCGATTTTGCTGTTTTTGGTATTGAAGTTAACTATAAAAAATTAACAGAAAAGCAAAATGAATATCCTGAACTTAAAGCTCATATTGATAATGCTATTAAAGAATTGGAAAATGAAATACAAACTATTAAGCATGGTAATGATAGTTTGTATATCCCATTTGATTATGTTTCTTATTATTTAAAAGATGGAGCTAATAAACTTAAGTCTCTTCGTCCCGAGCGTTTATATGTAGGTGGTTATCCACAGGTCGGAAATAATGGAGTTTTTATGTCAAATACTTCAACAGATTTAGATCATACTGTTGTAGTTAATCGAAATACTTTTACTAACAATATCATTAACGAACGAGTTTTTGATGATAAAAGAGCCGTTAATGGAATTGGTTATTCATTTGCTATGACTAATTCTTCACTAGCAGGAGGCACAAGTGGTTCAATGGTAACTAATGAATATGGTGTTCCAGTTGGTATTTATAATACTTCAACTAACATCAACGGAACAGATTTATCAAAACGTTCTGGTTTTGTACCTTTAATCCAAACCGAAGATTTACAATGAAGTTATGCTTATAACTTAATTGACGGAAGTGATAAAACAAGATATCCAAAACAAGAAAAATCATACCGTCAAAATTTAGCTAAGAATCAAAATATCTTAACTAAATATCCAACTACTGCATTATTCCCAAATGGAGTAAAAAATAATTAA
- a CDS encoding aminopeptidase P family protein, with product MNKNRLLKMFEQTGAEVLISEAPQTRLWYANVQTTDGFIAIEKDKATLFVDGRYIEYAQKHAKNVEVVLIAGTNMQDWFKARNFKKIALEKDYLIKNVQERIISLIQPEELIWVSGQELRIVKSQEELHLMQKVIDISLSALNEFKTWVKAGISEKEAATVLNFLLKKHGADKEGFDEIIASASNAAEPHHHPTDKLIEDNSLLKVDFGAKYQGYTADITRTFVVGDESKVNPEALKILQIVEEAAALGRKAVRPGIKVSEIDKICRDYISSKGYGQYFTHSTGHGLGIDVHELPNVSGRSNTILEPGMIITVEPGIYIEGLAGARIEDDVLVTESGHYVFSRPLTEDNKRNF from the coding sequence ATGAATAAAAATAGATTACTAAAAATGTTTGAACAAACAGGTGCTGAAGTTTTAATCTCAGAAGCACCTCAAACAAGATTATGATACGCAAATGTGCAAACTACCGATGGTTTTATTGCCATTGAAAAAGATAAAGCAACTTTATTTGTGGATGGTCGATACATCGAATATGCGCAAAAACATGCTAAAAATGTTGAAGTTGTGTTAATTGCAGGAACCAATATGCAAGATTGATTTAAAGCACGTAATTTCAAAAAAATTGCTTTAGAAAAAGATTATTTAATTAAAAATGTTCAAGAAAGAATTATTAGTTTAATACAACCTGAAGAATTAATTTGAGTAAGTGGACAAGAATTAAGAATTGTTAAATCTCAAGAAGAATTACATTTAATGCAAAAAGTGATTGATATTTCACTTAGTGCATTAAATGAATTCAAAACTTGAGTTAAGGCTGGAATTTCAGAAAAAGAAGCAGCAACGGTATTAAACTTCTTACTTAAAAAACATGGTGCAGATAAAGAAGGATTTGATGAAATTATTGCTTCAGCTTCTAATGCTGCAGAGCCACACCATCATCCAACTGACAAATTAATTGAAGATAATAGTTTATTAAAAGTTGATTTTGGTGCTAAGTATCAAGGTTATACAGCTGATATTACAAGAACCTTTGTAGTAGGTGATGAAAGTAAAGTAAACCCAGAAGCTTTAAAAATCTTACAAATTGTTGAAGAAGCTGCGGCTTTAGGAAGAAAAGCTGTTAGACCAGGAATTAAAGTATCAGAAATTGACAAAATTTGTCGTGATTATATTAGTTCCAAAGGATATGGACAATACTTTACTCATTCAACAGGTCATGGACTAGGAATTGATGTGCATGAACTTCCAAATGTTTCGGGTCGTTCAAATACAATTTTAGAACCAGGAATGATCATTACTGTTGAACCAGGAATTTACATTGAAGGTTTAGCTGGTGCAAGAATTGAAGACGATGTTTTAGTTACAGAAAGTGGTCACTATGTATTCTCAAGACCTCTTACAGAAGATAACAAGCGAAATTTCTAG
- the pip gene encoding prolyl aminopeptidase gives MYSQDLLQKITSEISRKNDVIESGYLDVTKLHSIYYEVYGNPQGFPIFIIHGGPGGYSNPIHNQLFDLNIFKLIYFDQRGTGRSKPYLELKDNNTNALIQDIESLRNYFKIDKINLFGSSWGTTLALAYSIKYPQNVKRILLRSVFLGRQEDINFLYEEGGASVYYPDYFEKYKNHVKRIHGKSLLEKYYKVFNKQISPLFRTDAAKYFYDWESSLVSVHKYTPKRFPDPEDRKLYLSISTLETHYFIHRCFFEKDNYILENTSKLDNITVDIVHGRQDVDCRPIGAYLLAKKLKKSKLYLVDNASHTIKDKPLWNALKKVANLWAKELSNPAKN, from the coding sequence ATGTATTCTCAAGACCTCTTACAGAAGATAACAAGCGAAATTTCTAGAAAAAATGATGTTATTGAGTCAGGTTATTTAGATGTTACTAAACTGCACTCAATTTATTATGAAGTATATGGAAACCCCCAAGGGTTTCCTATCTTTATAATTCATGGTGGCCCAGGGGGTTATTCGAATCCAATTCATAACCAACTTTTTGATTTAAATATTTTTAAATTAATTTATTTTGATCAAAGGGGAACTGGAAGAAGTAAACCATATTTAGAATTAAAAGATAATAATACTAATGCATTAATTCAAGATATTGAAAGTTTGCGAAACTATTTTAAGATTGATAAAATTAATTTATTTGGCTCAAGTTGGGGCACAACTTTAGCCTTAGCTTATAGTATTAAATATCCCCAAAATGTAAAGCGCATTTTGCTTCGCTCGGTTTTTTTAGGTCGCCAAGAAGATATAAATTTTTTATATGAAGAAGGTGGAGCAAGCGTGTATTACCCTGATTATTTTGAAAAATATAAAAATCACGTTAAACGAATCCATGGTAAAAGTTTGTTAGAAAAATATTACAAAGTCTTCAACAAACAAATTAGCCCTTTATTTCGTACCGATGCAGCTAAATACTTTTATGACTGAGAAAGCTCTTTGGTTTCAGTGCATAAATATACTCCAAAGCGCTTTCCTGATCCAGAAGACAGAAAACTTTATTTATCAATTTCAACTTTAGAAACCCATTATTTTATCCATAGATGTTTTTTCGAAAAAGATAATTATATTTTAGAAAATACCTCCAAGTTAGATAATATTACAGTTGACATTGTTCACGGACGTCAAGACGTAGATTGTCGCCCTATTGGAGCTTATTTACTAGCTAAAAAACTAAAAAAATCTAAATTATACTTAGTTGATAATGCTTCACACACAATCAAAGATAAACCACTTTGAAATGCATTGAAAAAAGTAGCTAATCTTTGAGCTAAAGAACTATCAAACCCGGCAAAGAACTAA
- a CDS encoding alpha-amylase family glycosyl hydrolase, which yields MKKYFKILLNLASLPLVASTAIACASYELKYDKDKEFAKLQATKTLKNWGDESFAKLVRTNNLTNLSYKDEANNVQSIAPFNKEAKRSNVMYQLTVYSFADGNNDGIGDFIGLKNNLDYFVNLGIDTLYLSPIHPASSYHGYDVIDYTDVVPELGGMAAFDEFLTQAHAKGIRVVIDMVLNHTSYEHPWFQKALQGDPKYMKYYYMYPKTSSGGQKEGTDDIRHLYKVVNTPGSNPPQSQYKWAAEFWSGMPDLNLQNQEVIDEIKSIHKFWAKKGIDGFRYDAFYHFFDSTNIYKGNNLKGYEVQLFSQFRKVANEEYIKAQNNNISRSSLEAFMFGEWWDDSSNQNSQKNWFNNRDEISLSSLIDGSRWKNSTSVELNTYEEIQMIKRFTDKNGVIREWIPFLDNHDVERWISKIKSGLGESQVTNEPHKLTDKERAKYLAALFSLLSRGGLPTLYNGNEILMQGAPKTRDVNVREAFWWEDTTKNVDFYELKSPDDRISPKASPGEGSVEAIIKNPNSSYNLVSKLINLRKEYISMREMNEKYVVENPTTILNFSTSQNDFKTTNTTLRNNNDGTYLLILYSDSIEGTSKISLEANYQVKEKLFGDNFSHTTSNNKTTISASGKLKFGAYLIEAK from the coding sequence ATGAAAAAATATTTTAAAATCCTATTAAATTTAGCCTCTTTACCTTTGGTAGCCAGCACAGCAATTGCTTGTGCTAGCTACGAGCTAAAATATGATAAAGATAAAGAGTTTGCAAAACTTCAAGCAACTAAAACATTAAAAAATTGAGGTGATGAATCTTTTGCTAAGTTAGTTAGAACTAATAACCTAACTAACCTTAGCTACAAAGATGAAGCAAATAACGTCCAAAGCATCGCTCCTTTTAATAAGGAAGCAAAAAGATCTAATGTAATGTACCAATTAACTGTTTATTCTTTTGCTGATGGTAATAATGATGGTATAGGTGATTTTATTGGTTTAAAAAATAACCTAGATTACTTTGTTAATTTAGGTATTGATACTTTATACCTTTCACCAATTCACCCTGCTTCTTCTTACCATGGTTATGATGTTATTGATTATACTGATGTAGTACCTGAGCTTGGTGGCATGGCTGCTTTTGATGAATTTTTAACCCAGGCACATGCGAAAGGAATTAGAGTTGTAATTGATATGGTTTTAAACCATACTTCATATGAACATCCTTGATTCCAAAAAGCCTTGCAAGGTGATCCTAAATATATGAAATATTACTATATGTATCCTAAAACTTCAAGCGGGGGACAAAAAGAAGGAACTGATGATATAAGACATTTATATAAAGTTGTTAATACTCCTGGTTCAAACCCACCACAATCTCAATATAAATGAGCTGCAGAATTTTGATCAGGGATGCCAGATCTAAATTTACAAAATCAAGAAGTTATTGATGAAATTAAAAGCATTCATAAATTTTGAGCTAAAAAAGGAATTGATGGCTTTAGATATGATGCTTTTTACCATTTCTTTGACTCAACTAATATTTATAAAGGGAATAATCTTAAAGGTTATGAAGTACAATTATTTAGTCAATTTAGGAAAGTAGCTAATGAAGAATACATAAAAGCCCAAAACAATAATATTTCAAGATCATCATTAGAAGCATTTATGTTTGGTGAATGATGAGATGATTCATCAAATCAAAATTCGCAAAAAAATTGATTCAATAACCGAGATGAAATATCACTTAGTTCATTAATTGATGGTTCACGCTGAAAAAATTCAACAAGTGTTGAATTAAATACTTATGAAGAAATTCAAATGATCAAAAGATTTACTGATAAAAATGGGGTTATCAGAGAATGAATTCCGTTTTTAGATAACCATGATGTAGAACGCTGAATCTCTAAAATTAAATCTGGTCTTGGAGAGTCGCAAGTTACTAATGAACCTCATAAATTAACTGATAAAGAAAGGGCAAAATATCTTGCTGCTTTATTTAGTTTATTATCTCGTGGTGGTCTTCCAACACTTTATAATGGGAACGAAATTTTAATGCAAGGAGCCCCTAAAACTCGTGATGTAAACGTACGTGAAGCTTTTTGATGAGAAGATACTACTAAAAACGTTGACTTTTACGAACTTAAAAGTCCTGATGACCGCATCTCGCCAAAAGCTTCACCAGGCGAAGGAAGTGTGGAAGCAATTATTAAAAACCCTAATTCATCATATAACTTAGTTTCTAAACTTATTAACTTACGCAAAGAATATATTTCAATGCGTGAAATGAATGAAAAATATGTTGTTGAAAATCCTACTACTATCTTAAATTTCTCAACTTCACAAAATGATTTTAAAACTACTAATACAACTTTAAGAAATAATAATGATGGAACTTACCTTTTAATCCTTTATTCTGATTCAATTGAAGGAACTTCTAAAATTAGTTTAGAAGCAAATTACCAAGTAAAAGAAAAATTATTTGGAGATAATTTTTCTCATACTACTTCAAACAATAAGACCACAATTTCAGCAAGTGGCAAATTGAAATTTGGGGCTTACCTCATTGAAGCTAAATAG